In [Clostridium] cellulosi, one genomic interval encodes:
- a CDS encoding hypothetical protein (Family membership), giving the protein MFAQSYIFWLTNSPEDSGLTMVGYLYKQGFEQGNLNVAYATGIVLVIIVFILNVIQLKFFGLFRKEDA; this is encoded by the coding sequence ATGTTCGCACAGAGCTATATATTCTGGCTGACCAATTCACCAGAAGACTCCGGACTTACAATGGTAGGTTACCTGTACAAACAAGGATTCGAACAAGGAAACCTCAATGTCGCTTATGCAACAGGTATTGTTCTGGTTATTATAGTATTTATTCTCAATGTAATACAGCTCAAATTCTTTGGGCTGTTCCGTAAGGAGGATGCATAA